The proteins below come from a single Oryzomicrobium terrae genomic window:
- a CDS encoding response regulator, which translates to MVQVSSFSGITVYLVEPSATQARLVEQMLLRAGATRVDVFTSQAATLGALREARPSVVVSSLYLPDGTGTALVAAMRGEEGLETVPFVLISSETRPQVLDPVRQSGACCILEKPFDDERLARALRAVLSFESHHESLNLDVESLKVLLVDDSPMARRHIRRMLESLGIERILEAENGREAIGLLSETLVDLVVTDYNMPEMDGKALTEYIRTQSWQNAVPVLMVTSEQDQGRLAAVEQAGVSAVCDKPFEPATVRRLIEHVMAG; encoded by the coding sequence ATGGTGCAGGTTTCGTCGTTTTCCGGGATCACCGTCTACCTGGTCGAACCGTCGGCCACCCAGGCGCGGCTGGTCGAGCAGATGTTGCTGCGCGCCGGTGCCACCCGGGTGGATGTGTTCACCTCCCAGGCTGCCACCCTGGGCGCCCTGCGCGAGGCCCGGCCGTCGGTGGTGGTGAGCAGCCTGTACCTGCCCGACGGCACCGGCACCGCCCTGGTGGCGGCGATGCGCGGCGAGGAGGGGCTGGAAACCGTGCCTTTCGTGCTCATCTCCAGCGAAACCCGTCCCCAGGTGCTCGATCCGGTGCGCCAGTCCGGTGCCTGCTGCATCCTGGAAAAGCCTTTCGACGATGAGCGCCTGGCCCGGGCGCTGCGCGCCGTGCTCAGTTTCGAGTCCCACCACGAAAGCCTCAACCTGGACGTGGAGAGCCTCAAGGTGCTGCTGGTGGACGACAGCCCGATGGCCCGCCGTCACATCCGTCGCATGCTGGAGAGCCTGGGCATCGAGCGCATCCTCGAAGCCGAGAACGGCCGCGAGGCCATCGGTCTGCTTTCGGAAACCCTGGTGGACCTGGTGGTCACCGACTACAACATGCCGGAAATGGACGGCAAGGCGCTGACCGAATACATCCGCACCCAGAGCTGGCAGAACGCCGTGCCGGTGCTGATGGTCACCAGCGAGCAGGATCAGGGGCGCCTCGCCGCCGTGGAGCAGGCCGGTGTTTCGGCGGTGTGCGACAAACCCTTCGAGCCGGCCACGGTGCGCCGCCTGATCGAGCACGTGATGGCCGGCTAA
- a CDS encoding quinone oxidoreductase family protein, giving the protein MTNHAIRFHQTGGPEVLQWEAVDVGAPGPGQVRLRHHACGLNYIDTYHRTGLYPVPLPSGIGLEGAGVVEAVGEGVQHLKIGDRVAYAGGPLGGYSEVRLIPADRLVRLPDAISFETGAAMMLQGLTTAYLLRRTYRVQPGDNVLIHAAAGGVGLIACQWAKALGATVIGTTSSEEKAALARAHGADHVILYTKEAVAPKVRELTGGEGVAVAYDGVGKDTFWASLDSLRPLGMMVSFGNASGAVPAFEALELTNRGSLFFTRPKLADYTGKRADLEALATELFDVVLSGKVKIEVKQTYALKHAAQAHRDLEARKTVGSTVLIP; this is encoded by the coding sequence ATGACCAATCACGCGATCCGTTTCCACCAGACCGGCGGCCCCGAAGTCCTGCAATGGGAGGCCGTCGACGTCGGTGCCCCCGGCCCTGGCCAGGTGCGCCTGCGCCACCATGCCTGCGGCCTCAACTACATCGACACCTACCACCGCACCGGCCTGTACCCGGTGCCCCTGCCTTCCGGCATTGGCCTGGAAGGCGCCGGGGTGGTGGAGGCGGTGGGCGAGGGCGTGCAGCACCTCAAGATTGGCGACCGGGTCGCCTATGCCGGCGGCCCCCTGGGCGGCTATTCCGAGGTGCGCCTGATCCCCGCCGATCGGCTGGTGCGCCTGCCTGACGCGATCTCCTTCGAAACCGGTGCGGCGATGATGCTGCAGGGGCTGACTACGGCCTACCTGCTGCGCCGCACCTACCGGGTCCAGCCTGGTGACAACGTGCTGATCCACGCCGCCGCCGGCGGGGTCGGGCTGATCGCCTGCCAGTGGGCCAAGGCCCTCGGCGCCACGGTGATCGGCACCACCTCCAGCGAGGAGAAGGCCGCCCTGGCCCGCGCCCATGGCGCCGACCACGTCATCCTGTACACCAAAGAGGCGGTGGCGCCCAAGGTGCGCGAGCTGACCGGCGGCGAAGGCGTGGCGGTGGCCTACGACGGCGTCGGCAAGGACACCTTCTGGGCGTCCCTGGACAGCCTGCGCCCCCTGGGCATGATGGTCAGTTTCGGCAACGCCTCCGGCGCGGTGCCGGCCTTCGAAGCTCTGGAACTGACCAATCGGGGGTCCCTGTTCTTCACCCGGCCCAAGCTGGCCGACTACACCGGCAAGCGAGCCGATCTGGAGGCCCTGGCCACCGAGTTGTTCGATGTGGTGCTGTCGGGCAAGGTCAAGATCGAGGTCAAGCAGACCTATGCCCTCAAGCATGCCGCTCAGGCCCATCGCGACCTGGAAGCGCGCAAGACGGTCGGCTCCACGGTGCTCATTCCGTAA
- a CDS encoding deoxyguanosinetriphosphate triphosphohydrolase, with product MPLLLPDDAPSNLPQRWLKLLSVQRIGTAGATHRGEPDRTAFQQDYDRIVFSAAFRRMKDKTQVFPLAQSDYVRNRLTHSLEASCVGRSLGTAVGRILVQRHQLQDQLHASDFGAVVASACLAHDIGNPPFGHAGEDAIRDWFCASGLFDKHGLTGAQRADFERYEGNAQGFRLLAQLQSPSNPGGLQLTAAVAASFAKYPCPSWTEQPLTGRSAKKFGYFQADAHFFAEAAEAVGLVARDEAPGAWRRHPLAFLVEAADDICYRVVDFEDAARLGVISYDTAESLLLTVAGGPDRASRLAHIVEPKERIEYLRAKAIGRLVEEAGACFLENEAAIVDGTWDDELLAQSRVKDSLDEIERISYEKIYICRAAMEVEAAGCEVLAGLLECFVTAVEEKAAQLAGGAKPSTRSKVLLTLLPAQFLGPAGRPDEDPYLRLLKVVDFISGMTDSYAVTLYRRLKGIELPGA from the coding sequence ATGCCCTTGCTCCTGCCTGACGACGCCCCGTCCAACCTGCCGCAACGCTGGCTGAAGCTGCTGTCGGTGCAGCGCATCGGCACTGCCGGCGCCACCCACCGGGGCGAACCGGACCGCACCGCCTTCCAGCAGGACTACGACCGCATCGTCTTTTCCGCCGCCTTCCGGCGCATGAAGGACAAGACCCAGGTCTTTCCCCTGGCCCAGAGCGACTACGTTCGCAATCGCCTGACCCACAGCCTGGAGGCGAGCTGCGTCGGGCGCAGCCTGGGCACGGCGGTGGGCCGCATCCTGGTGCAGCGCCACCAGTTGCAGGACCAGTTGCACGCCTCCGACTTCGGCGCCGTGGTGGCCTCGGCCTGCCTGGCTCACGATATCGGCAACCCGCCCTTCGGCCACGCCGGCGAGGATGCCATCCGCGACTGGTTCTGCGCCTCGGGCCTGTTCGACAAGCACGGCCTGACCGGCGCCCAGCGGGCCGACTTCGAGCGTTACGAAGGCAACGCCCAGGGTTTTCGCCTGCTCGCCCAGTTGCAGAGCCCGTCCAACCCGGGGGGCTTGCAGCTCACCGCGGCGGTGGCGGCCTCCTTCGCCAAGTACCCCTGCCCCTCGTGGACCGAGCAGCCCCTGACTGGGCGCAGCGCCAAGAAGTTTGGCTACTTTCAGGCCGATGCCCATTTCTTTGCCGAGGCGGCCGAAGCCGTCGGTCTGGTGGCCCGGGACGAGGCGCCCGGGGCGTGGCGGCGCCATCCCCTGGCTTTCCTGGTGGAGGCGGCGGACGACATCTGCTACCGGGTGGTGGATTTTGAGGACGCTGCCCGTCTCGGCGTGATCAGCTACGACACGGCCGAATCTCTGCTGCTCACCGTGGCCGGTGGGCCGGACCGGGCCAGCCGCCTGGCCCACATCGTCGAGCCCAAGGAGCGCATCGAATACCTGCGCGCCAAGGCCATTGGCCGCCTGGTGGAAGAGGCCGGTGCCTGCTTCCTGGAGAACGAGGCCGCGATCGTGGATGGGACCTGGGACGACGAACTGCTTGCCCAGTCCCGGGTCAAGGACTCCCTCGACGAGATCGAGCGCATTTCCTACGAGAAGATCTACATCTGCCGTGCCGCCATGGAGGTGGAAGCGGCTGGCTGCGAGGTGCTGGCCGGCCTGCTGGAGTGCTTCGTCACCGCCGTGGAGGAAAAGGCCGCCCAGTTGGCCGGCGGGGCCAAGCCCTCCACCCGCAGCAAGGTGCTGCTTACCTTGTTGCCCGCCCAGTTCCTCGGGCCGGCGGGGCGCCCCGATGAAGATCCCTACCTGCGCCTGCTCAAAGTGGTGGATTTCATCTCGGGCATGACCGATTCCTACGCCGTCACCCTGTACCGGCGCCTCAAGGGCATCGAACTGCCCGGCGCCTGA
- a CDS encoding acetyl-CoA C-acetyltransferase, translating into MTVQAQQHSHPQSRPFQPVYVVDGARTPFLKARNAPGPFWASDLATQAGRTLLARQPFLPTDLSEVILGCAAPSADEANIGRMVALRLGCGDYVPGWTVMRNCASGMQALDSAIANIQSGRSELVLAGGVDALSRAPLLFSEQMVVWLSRWYATKTAGQKLAALRCFKLGYLAPVIGLLKGLTDPVLGLTMGQTAENLAFRFGLDRTDMDAFAVESHRRAVAARVAGHMGEIVPLVDGNGKIYPEDDGVRADSSLDNLKKLRPVFDRKYGNVTAGNSSQVTDGAAWLLLASEAAVERWKLDPLGKISDSQWAGLDPAQMGLGPVHAATPILQRHGLGLNDLDAWEINEAFAAQVLACQRAWADPAYCRDELGLDAPLGTLDTARLNVDGGAVALGHPVGASGARIVLHLLHVLRRQGKKRGIASICIGGGQGGAMLVETL; encoded by the coding sequence ATGACCGTGCAAGCCCAACAGCACTCCCATCCACAATCCCGGCCTTTCCAGCCCGTTTACGTGGTGGACGGTGCGCGCACCCCCTTCCTCAAGGCGCGCAACGCTCCCGGCCCGTTCTGGGCGTCCGACCTGGCGACCCAGGCTGGTCGCACCCTGCTGGCGCGCCAACCCTTCCTGCCTACCGACCTGTCCGAGGTCATCCTTGGCTGTGCCGCGCCGTCGGCCGACGAGGCCAACATCGGTCGCATGGTGGCGCTGCGCCTGGGCTGCGGCGACTACGTCCCGGGCTGGACGGTGATGCGCAACTGCGCCTCGGGCATGCAGGCCCTGGATTCGGCCATTGCCAACATCCAGTCGGGCCGTTCCGAGCTGGTTCTGGCCGGCGGTGTCGATGCCCTGTCCCGGGCACCCCTGCTGTTTTCCGAACAGATGGTGGTGTGGCTGTCGCGCTGGTACGCCACCAAGACCGCCGGGCAGAAGCTGGCCGCCCTGCGCTGCTTCAAGCTCGGCTACCTGGCGCCGGTGATCGGCTTGTTGAAGGGCCTCACCGATCCGGTGCTGGGCCTGACCATGGGCCAGACCGCCGAAAACCTGGCTTTCCGCTTCGGCCTGGATCGCACGGACATGGATGCTTTCGCCGTGGAATCCCACCGCCGCGCCGTGGCCGCCCGGGTCGCCGGCCACATGGGCGAGATCGTTCCCCTGGTCGATGGCAACGGCAAGATCTACCCGGAGGATGACGGCGTGCGCGCCGATTCATCCCTGGACAACCTGAAGAAGCTGCGGCCGGTGTTCGACCGCAAGTACGGCAACGTCACCGCCGGCAACAGCTCCCAGGTCACCGACGGCGCTGCCTGGCTGCTACTCGCGTCGGAAGCGGCAGTGGAACGCTGGAAGCTCGACCCCCTGGGCAAGATCAGCGACAGTCAGTGGGCCGGTCTCGATCCGGCCCAGATGGGCCTGGGCCCCGTCCATGCCGCCACGCCGATCCTGCAACGCCACGGCCTGGGCCTCAACGACCTGGATGCCTGGGAAATCAACGAAGCCTTCGCTGCCCAGGTGCTGGCCTGCCAGCGCGCCTGGGCCGACCCGGCCTACTGCCGCGACGAGCTGGGGCTGGACGCGCCCCTGGGCACGCTGGATACCGCCCGCCTCAACGTGGATGGCGGGGCCGTGGCCCTGGGCCACCCGGTGGGCGCCTCCGGCGCGCGCATCGTCCTGCACCTGCTGCACGTGCTGCGCCGTCAGGGCAAGAAGCGCGGTATCGCCTCGATCTGCATCGGCGGCGGCCAAGGCGGCGCCATGCTGGTGGAAACCCTCTGA
- a CDS encoding alpha/beta fold hydrolase gives MDISANGVVLACDRRGDGPPVVFLHSLGADHTIWAPQIEILRATHTCVAVDLRGHGGSEVPPGPYTLECLADDVAALIDTLRLPPVSLVGISLGGMVGMTLALRHPAKIARLVLADTTAAYPPEAQAAWPERIRQVEEGGVAPLVPATLERWFTAEVRQARPELVARVGEIVAATATAGYAGCCHAIARMGEEPTLASRLPLIRCPTLVIVGDQDAGTPPAMAEAIAAAIPGARLQVIGGAAHLSNLCCPDYFTTLLQAFLAPPAG, from the coding sequence ATGGATATTTCCGCCAACGGTGTCGTGCTGGCCTGCGATCGGCGCGGCGATGGCCCGCCGGTCGTGTTCCTCCATTCCCTGGGGGCCGACCACACCATCTGGGCTCCCCAGATCGAGATCCTGCGCGCCACCCACACCTGCGTCGCCGTGGACCTGCGCGGCCATGGCGGCAGCGAGGTCCCCCCCGGGCCCTACACCCTGGAGTGCCTGGCCGACGACGTCGCCGCCCTGATCGACACCCTGCGCCTGCCCCCCGTTTCCCTGGTCGGCATTTCCCTGGGGGGCATGGTCGGCATGACCCTGGCCCTGCGCCATCCCGCCAAGATCGCCCGGCTGGTGCTGGCCGACACCACCGCCGCCTATCCCCCCGAGGCCCAGGCCGCCTGGCCGGAACGCATCCGCCAGGTGGAGGAGGGGGGCGTGGCGCCCCTGGTGCCCGCGACCCTGGAACGCTGGTTCACCGCCGAAGTGCGCCAGGCCCGGCCCGAACTGGTGGCCCGGGTCGGCGAGATCGTCGCCGCCACCGCCACAGCCGGTTATGCCGGCTGCTGCCACGCCATTGCCCGGATGGGCGAGGAACCGACCCTGGCATCGCGCCTGCCCCTGATCCGCTGCCCGACCCTGGTGATCGTCGGCGACCAGGACGCGGGCACCCCGCCGGCCATGGCCGAGGCGATCGCCGCCGCCATTCCCGGCGCCCGGCTGCAGGTGATCGGCGGTGCCGCCCACCTGTCCAACCTGTGCTGCCCAGATTACTTCACCACCCTGCTGCAGGCCTTCCTGGCCCCGCCGGCGGGGTGA
- a CDS encoding TAXI family TRAP transporter solute-binding subunit produces MPPASAPPPEPSRDAAPAADPGPVTAEPPRRFAFLATWRDLIATFWPWVLLVLAGFAIAFQYVKPAPPRHVVFAAGAESGAYYGFAKRYAAILARNGISVEVQTSNGSADNLARLLNPDDPAKIAFVQGGIQPAPGNVTAEEPLPLHSLGAMYYEPLWVFYRPAAFPAGPVARLTQLAGKRLAIGGEGSGVRLLATQLLDANRVEARLSDLTGLKAAEALTQGRIDAAFLIAGPEAPAVQALLHSPGVALMSFAQADAYTRRFPFLSRIVLPRGAVDLVRDYPADDVVLLAPTANLVIHEDLHPALAGLFLEAASEVHREAGFFQRRGDFPAVKEQTFPLAPQAERYYKSGPPLLQRYLPFWAAVLADRLLVLLIPLLALLLPVFRLAPALYTWRVRSRVFRLYGELKFLESDIRNRFDPAQLASYRERLARIEEQAFRRRLPLAFLDLQYTLRTHIALVRADLDARGREAAP; encoded by the coding sequence ATGCCTCCTGCTTCCGCTCCTCCGCCGGAACCGTCCCGAGACGCCGCCCCGGCTGCCGATCCGGGGCCCGTCACCGCTGAACCCCCGCGACGCTTCGCCTTTCTCGCCACCTGGCGCGACCTGATCGCCACCTTCTGGCCCTGGGTGTTGCTGGTGCTGGCCGGGTTTGCCATCGCCTTCCAGTACGTCAAGCCGGCGCCGCCTCGCCACGTGGTGTTTGCCGCCGGCGCCGAGAGCGGTGCCTATTACGGCTTTGCCAAGCGCTACGCGGCGATCCTGGCGCGCAATGGCATCAGCGTCGAGGTCCAGACCAGCAATGGCTCCGCTGACAACCTGGCGCGTCTGCTCAATCCGGACGATCCGGCCAAGATCGCCTTTGTCCAGGGCGGCATCCAGCCGGCGCCGGGCAACGTGACGGCGGAGGAGCCGCTGCCGCTGCACTCCCTCGGGGCGATGTACTACGAGCCGCTGTGGGTGTTCTATCGGCCCGCCGCCTTCCCTGCCGGCCCCGTGGCCCGACTCACCCAGCTGGCCGGCAAGCGCCTGGCCATCGGCGGCGAGGGCAGCGGCGTGCGCCTGCTCGCCACCCAGTTGCTCGACGCCAACCGGGTCGAGGCGCGTCTTTCCGACCTGACCGGGCTGAAGGCCGCGGAAGCCCTGACCCAGGGGCGCATCGACGCGGCCTTCCTGATCGCCGGGCCGGAGGCGCCGGCGGTGCAGGCGCTGCTGCACAGTCCCGGGGTGGCGCTGATGAGCTTTGCCCAGGCCGACGCCTACACCCGGCGCTTTCCCTTCCTGTCGCGCATCGTCCTGCCCCGGGGGGCGGTGGACCTGGTCCGCGACTATCCGGCCGACGATGTGGTGCTGCTGGCGCCCACGGCCAACCTGGTGATCCACGAAGACCTGCACCCGGCGCTGGCCGGGCTGTTTCTCGAGGCCGCCAGCGAGGTGCATCGGGAGGCCGGCTTCTTCCAGAGACGCGGCGATTTCCCCGCGGTGAAAGAGCAGACCTTCCCTCTGGCGCCCCAGGCCGAGCGTTACTACAAGTCCGGCCCGCCGCTGCTGCAGCGCTACCTGCCGTTCTGGGCGGCGGTGCTCGCCGACCGGCTGCTGGTGTTGCTGATCCCCCTGTTGGCGCTGCTCCTGCCGGTGTTCCGCCTGGCGCCGGCGCTGTACACCTGGCGGGTGCGCTCCCGGGTATTCCGCCTTTACGGCGAGCTGAAGTTCCTCGAAAGCGACATCCGCAACCGCTTCGATCCGGCCCAGTTGGCCAGCTACCGGGAGCGCCTGGCGCGCATCGAGGAGCAGGCCTTCCGCCGCCGCCTGCCCCTGGCCTTCCTCGACCTGCAATACACCCTGCGCACCCACATCGCCCTGGTTCGCGCCGACCTGGACGCCCGGGGCCGTGAAGCCGCGCCGTAA
- a CDS encoding TetR/AcrR family transcriptional regulator: protein MSAVPKMTVPDTKDAKSAAQSSDTAERILDVAERLFMAHGYDGTSMRMITGEAQVNLAAVNYHFGSKEDLLREVFRRRLAWLNAERLAVLDALETEAGGKPLKPSLIVEAFFGTLLKMGEDPALGGMTFLRLLGRTMTEPAAFIRTFFAGEYAEVMDRFKDALFRALPDVPREEIAWRFHFMLGAMSYAIAETDILSLIDGFEVSESDVEAEAARQLKARLMPFLLGGLRAPLPQLPPGRLPPGA, encoded by the coding sequence ATGAGCGCCGTCCCGAAAATGACCGTCCCGGATACCAAAGACGCCAAATCCGCCGCCCAGAGCAGCGACACCGCTGAGCGCATCCTCGATGTGGCGGAGCGCCTGTTCATGGCCCACGGCTACGACGGCACCTCGATGCGCATGATCACCGGCGAAGCCCAGGTCAACCTGGCGGCGGTCAATTACCACTTCGGCTCCAAGGAAGACCTGCTGCGTGAAGTGTTCCGCCGCCGTCTCGCCTGGCTCAACGCCGAGCGTCTGGCGGTGCTCGATGCCCTGGAGACGGAAGCCGGCGGTAAGCCGCTCAAGCCGTCCCTGATCGTCGAAGCCTTCTTCGGCACCCTGCTCAAGATGGGTGAGGATCCGGCCCTGGGCGGCATGACCTTTCTCCGCCTGTTGGGCCGCACCATGACCGAGCCCGCCGCCTTCATCCGCACCTTCTTTGCCGGCGAGTACGCCGAGGTGATGGACCGCTTCAAGGATGCGCTCTTCCGTGCCCTGCCCGACGTGCCCCGGGAAGAGATCGCCTGGCGCTTCCACTTCATGCTCGGCGCCATGTCTTACGCCATCGCCGAAACCGACATCCTGTCCTTGATCGACGGCTTCGAAGTGTCCGAATCCGACGTCGAGGCCGAAGCGGCCCGCCAGCTCAAGGCCCGCCTGATGCCCTTCCTGCTCGGCGGCCTACGCGCCCCCTTGCCCCAGTTGCCGCCCGGCCGCCTGCCGCCGGGCGCCTGA
- a CDS encoding DegV family protein has protein sequence MAKLRIGIVVDSCCDLPREFIDEHGIVMLPIALRVGGRIVEDKREPLATQEFYRKYLDKRDEDFAESIPYTVEQIERLFLEKLALEFDFVYCLTITAKRSPIFDNATRASRTILAKYKDVRRAAGLPERFGLAVASSRNMFTGQAVQVAELARLVAAGKTPSEIGDRLQKLVAGTHTYLVPTDLFHIFKRAQKKGDKSVTWGSYALGSMLDVKPILHCHMDETGPVAKVRGFASGVERMFENAVHQIRAGLEAPFVCLSYGGDLDAVPDLPGYGDLAKAAREQGVQILVAPMSATAAINVGPGAVSLAFVSRESPVDQADTAR, from the coding sequence ATGGCCAAACTCAGGATCGGCATCGTGGTGGATTCCTGCTGTGATCTGCCCCGCGAGTTCATCGACGAGCACGGCATCGTGATGCTGCCCATCGCTCTGCGCGTGGGCGGGCGCATCGTCGAGGACAAACGGGAGCCGCTGGCAACCCAGGAGTTCTACCGCAAGTACCTGGACAAGCGCGACGAGGATTTCGCCGAGTCCATCCCCTACACCGTTGAGCAGATCGAGCGCCTGTTTCTGGAGAAACTGGCCCTGGAGTTCGATTTCGTCTATTGCCTGACCATCACCGCCAAGCGCAGCCCGATCTTCGACAACGCCACCCGGGCCTCCCGCACTATCCTGGCCAAATACAAGGACGTGCGCCGCGCCGCCGGACTGCCGGAACGCTTCGGCCTGGCGGTGGCCTCGTCGCGCAACATGTTCACCGGCCAGGCGGTGCAGGTGGCCGAACTGGCCCGCCTGGTGGCCGCCGGCAAGACCCCCAGCGAAATCGGCGACCGGCTGCAGAAGCTGGTGGCGGGCACCCATACCTACCTGGTGCCCACCGACCTGTTCCACATCTTCAAGCGCGCCCAGAAGAAGGGCGACAAGAGCGTCACCTGGGGGTCCTACGCCCTGGGCTCGATGCTCGACGTCAAACCGATATTGCACTGCCATATGGACGAGACCGGGCCGGTGGCCAAGGTGCGCGGCTTCGCAAGCGGCGTGGAGCGAATGTTCGAAAACGCCGTGCATCAGATCCGCGCTGGCCTTGAAGCCCCCTTCGTCTGCCTGAGCTACGGCGGCGACCTGGACGCGGTGCCCGATTTGCCGGGTTACGGCGACCTGGCCAAGGCCGCCCGGGAGCAGGGCGTGCAGATCCTGGTGGCGCCGATGAGCGCCACGGCGGCGATCAACGTCGGTCCCGGTGCCGTTTCTCTGGCTTTCGTCAGCCGCGAATCTCCGGTTGACCAGGCCGACACGGCCCGCTGA
- a CDS encoding acyl-CoA dehydrogenase has protein sequence MTISVIPLPAVTLVLLGVLLALVALISIRPLRRALISRPLFGIYKRILPSMSDTEREALEAGTVWWEGDLFRGKPDWKKMHAYPKPVLTAEERSFLDNEVETACRMTNDWEVSHHRYDLDAETWQYIKDKGFLGLIIPKQYGGLGFSAYAHSQVMTKLSTRSSALAVSVMVPNSLGPAELLLHYGTDEQKNHYLPRLAKGLEVPAFALTSPWAGSDAASIPDYGVVCKGTWQGKEVLGMRVTWDKRYITLAPVCTLLGLAFRLYDPDGLLGNKKDIGITCALVPHDHPGVDVGRRHFPLNAVFMNGPTRGKDVFMPLDFIIGGPKMVGQGWRMLMECLAAGRSISLPSSNTGMAKMTARAVGGYARVRSQFKMAVGKFEGVEEALTRIGAYTYLVDATRTMTAGAVDLGEKPSVVSAIAKYHVTERARKVVNDGMDVIGGKGICLGPSNFLGRAYQQIPIGITVEGANILTRSLILFGQGAIRCHPYVLAEMRAAQNPDAAAGLNDFDAALFGHVGYTLKNGLRALGMGLTGSHFVGVNADVAPEVKRYYQQLTRFSSAFAFLADVSMLVLGGGLKRREKLSARLGDILSQMYLISATLKRFEDDGRQRDDLPLVHWAVWDAMYQAQEAFDGVIANYPNKLVGWFLKRVIFPLGHPYVVPSDDVGHQVAKLLINPSAARERLASDTFVDRREEDAVGAIELALEATLAAERVEAKIRDAEKAGRFDNNPLANVRDIAHAAFEAKVISAAEYEVVKRRNHLRDIVIRVDDFPFDLGVATAAQPSAKKAA, from the coding sequence ATGACGATTTCGGTCATCCCTCTGCCAGCGGTAACACTGGTACTCCTCGGAGTACTGCTGGCTTTAGTCGCGCTGATCAGCATCCGTCCCCTGCGGCGGGCGCTGATCAGCCGGCCTCTTTTTGGGATCTACAAGCGCATCCTCCCGTCCATGTCCGATACCGAGCGCGAAGCGCTCGAAGCCGGCACCGTGTGGTGGGAAGGCGATCTGTTCCGCGGCAAGCCCGACTGGAAGAAGATGCACGCCTACCCCAAGCCGGTGCTGACGGCCGAAGAGCGTTCCTTCCTCGACAACGAGGTGGAAACCGCCTGCCGCATGACCAACGACTGGGAGGTGTCGCACCATCGTTATGACCTGGATGCCGAGACCTGGCAGTACATCAAGGACAAGGGCTTCCTCGGCCTGATCATCCCCAAGCAGTACGGTGGCCTGGGCTTTTCGGCCTACGCCCACTCCCAGGTGATGACCAAACTGTCCACCCGGTCCTCGGCCCTGGCCGTGTCGGTGATGGTGCCCAACTCCCTGGGGCCGGCCGAACTGCTGCTGCACTACGGCACCGACGAGCAGAAGAACCACTACCTGCCGCGCCTGGCCAAGGGCCTGGAAGTGCCGGCCTTCGCCCTGACTTCCCCCTGGGCCGGCTCCGACGCCGCCTCGATCCCCGACTATGGCGTGGTCTGCAAGGGCACCTGGCAAGGCAAGGAAGTGCTCGGTATGCGCGTCACCTGGGACAAGCGCTACATCACCCTGGCGCCGGTGTGCACCCTCCTCGGCCTGGCCTTCCGCCTCTACGACCCGGATGGCCTGCTGGGTAACAAGAAAGATATCGGCATCACCTGCGCCCTGGTTCCCCATGACCACCCGGGCGTGGATGTGGGCCGCCGTCACTTCCCGCTCAACGCCGTGTTCATGAACGGCCCGACCCGGGGCAAGGACGTGTTCATGCCCCTGGACTTCATCATCGGCGGGCCGAAAATGGTCGGCCAGGGTTGGCGCATGCTGATGGAGTGCCTGGCCGCCGGCCGCTCCATCTCCCTGCCGTCGTCCAACACCGGCATGGCCAAGATGACGGCCCGTGCCGTGGGCGGCTACGCCCGGGTGCGCAGCCAGTTCAAGATGGCCGTGGGCAAGTTCGAGGGGGTCGAAGAGGCCCTGACCCGCATCGGTGCCTACACCTACCTGGTGGACGCCACCCGCACGATGACTGCCGGGGCGGTGGACCTGGGCGAGAAACCCTCTGTGGTCTCCGCCATCGCCAAATACCATGTCACCGAGCGGGCCCGAAAAGTGGTCAATGACGGCATGGACGTGATCGGCGGCAAGGGCATCTGCCTTGGCCCCTCCAACTTCCTCGGCCGCGCCTACCAGCAGATTCCCATCGGCATCACCGTGGAAGGCGCCAACATCCTCACCCGCAGCCTGATCCTGTTCGGCCAGGGTGCCATCCGTTGCCACCCCTATGTCCTCGCCGAGATGCGCGCCGCCCAGAACCCCGATGCCGCGGCCGGCCTGAACGACTTCGACGCCGCCCTGTTCGGCCACGTCGGCTACACCCTCAAGAACGGCCTGCGCGCCCTGGGCATGGGCCTGACCGGCAGCCACTTCGTCGGCGTCAATGCGGACGTGGCCCCGGAAGTGAAACGCTACTACCAGCAGCTCACCCGCTTCTCCTCGGCCTTCGCTTTCCTCGCCGACGTGTCGATGCTGGTGCTGGGCGGCGGCCTGAAGCGGCGCGAGAAGCTGTCGGCCCGCCTCGGCGACATCCTCTCCCAGATGTACCTGATCTCCGCCACCCTCAAGCGTTTCGAGGACGACGGCCGGCAGAGGGACGACCTGCCCCTGGTGCACTGGGCAGTGTGGGATGCCATGTACCAGGCCCAGGAAGCCTTCGACGGCGTCATCGCCAACTACCCGAACAAGCTGGTGGGCTGGTTCCTCAAGCGCGTCATCTTCCCCTTGGGCCATCCCTACGTGGTGCCGTCCGACGACGTCGGCCATCAGGTAGCCAAGCTGCTGATCAACCCCTCGGCCGCCCGGGAACGCCTGGCCTCGGACACCTTCGTCGATCGCCGCGAAGAGGATGCGGTGGGCGCCATCGAACTGGCCCTGGAAGCGACCCTGGCGGCCGAACGGGTGGAAGCCAAGATCCGCGACGCCGAAAAGGCTGGCCGTTTCGACAACAACCCCCTGGCCAACGTGCGCGACATCGCCCACGCCGCCTTCGAGGCCAAGGTCATCAGTGCCGCGGAGTACGAGGTGGTCAAGCGCCGCAACCACCTGCGCGACATCGTCATCCGGGTTGACGACTTCCCCTTCGACCTGGGGGTGGCGACTGCCGCCCAGCCAAGCGCGAAGAAGGCCGCCTGA